The bacterium genomic sequence GTCGGCGCGGACGCCGGTATCGAGCACGAGTCGAACGGCCAACGGGACGCGCTCTCCCGCTCGTGGAATCAGGTCTATGTGGCGCCGCACTACCAGCGCGATCGGCTCCTGCTGCGCGCCAAGCTGCGCTGGCGCATTCCGGAGCCCGCCAAGGAAACCCCGGAGTCGAACCGGGGCGACGACAACCCCGCCATCGTCGATTTTCTGGGTTATGTCGACCTGCACGCATATTACCGCTGGCCGTCGTCCCACCAGGTCCACCTGATGGTGCGCGGCAACCCCGCCACGGGCCGGGGCTACGCCAGCCTGAACCTGAGCCACCGGCTGCCCAACGAGCAGAACGCCTGGATGGTCTTCACCGTCTCACACGGCTACGGCGAGTGCCTGCTCGACTACGACCGGAAGGTCAGCCGCGTGGGGATCGGATTCATGCTGGCGCGGTAGGGCCATTCCTTGCAGCATTGCCGGGAGATGCTAGGATGTCGCCGCCGGCCGCCCTGCCGCGCGCCCCGGCAACGAGCCGTCACCCACACTTTCCCGAGGAACCGACCGATGGAGTGGATCACCGACCCCCAGGCCTGGATCGCCCTGCTGACCCTTACCAGCCTGGAAATCGTCCTGGGCATCGACAACATCATCTTCATCTCGATCCTCTCGGGCCGGCTGCCCGAGGCGCAGCGCGCCCGCGCCCGCACGCTGGGGCTGGCCGCGGCCATGGCCACCCGGATCCTGCTGCTGGCCTCGCTCGCCTGGCTCGCGCACCTGACCGCCGAGCTGTTCACGGTGGGCAGCCACGCCATCACGGCGCGCGACCTGGTGCTGGTCGCCGGCGGCCTGTTCCTGCTGGCGAAGGCGACGTTCGAGATCCACCACAACCTCGAGGGCCGACCACCTGCCGGTGATGATAGCCGCCGTGGTCATCGCCGTGCTGGTGATGATGGTCGCGGCCGGCGCCATCAGCCGCTTCGTCGAGGATCACCCCACGGTGAAGATGCTGGCGCTCTCGTTCCTGCTGCTGGTGGGCATGTCGCTCGTGGCCGACGGCTTCGGCCAGCACATCTCGAAGGGCTACATCTACTTCGCGATGGGCTTCTCGGTGTTCGTCGAGATGCTGAACCTGAAGATCCGCGCGC encodes the following:
- a CDS encoding phospholipase A → VGADAGIEHESNGQRDALSRSWNQVYVAPHYQRDRLLLRAKLRWRIPEPAKETPESNRGDDNPAIVDFLGYVDLHAYYRWPSSHQVHLMVRGNPATGRGYASLNLSHRLPNEQNAWMVFTVSHGYGECLLDYDRKVSRVGIGFMLAR